In one Rhopalosiphum padi isolate XX-2018 chromosome 3, ASM2088224v1, whole genome shotgun sequence genomic region, the following are encoded:
- the LOC132924860 gene encoding myb/SANT-like DNA-binding domain-containing protein 3: MSKSKAFIAEEITCLEELILKYKHIITTKKSDSITVALKQKTWMTVEKEFNAQGLFVNRTADQLKKRWENMLQSRKKELAAEKQERRKTGGGQVTVVTNQSPIDELIDTSVNFEIPNVIDGDNFEIIYTADTNDNSSEDNYDETVGRYSCAISKMTKIDYT, translated from the exons atgtcGAAATCAAAAGCATTTATCGCTGAAGAAATTACATGTTTAGAAgagttaattttaaagtataaacacaTCATAACAACGAAAAAAAGTGATTCGATCACGGTTGCATTAAAGCAAAAGACTTGGATGACTGTTGAAAAAGAATTCAATGCACAAGGTTTATTTGTAAAT CGTACTGctgatcaattaaaaaaaagatgggAGAACATGCTACAGTCAAGAAAAAAAGAATTAGCAGCAGAAAAACAAGAAAGAAGAAAAACAGGTGGAGGACAAGTTACAGTTGTGACAAATCAATCACCGATCGATGAATTAATTGACACCTCTGTGAATTTTGAAATTCCAAATGTCATAGACGgtgataattttgaaataatttatactgcTGACACTAATGATAATTCAAGTGAAG ATAACTATGATGAAACAGTCGGTAGATATTCATGTGCAATatcaaaaatgacaaaaatagaTTACACCTGA